The DNA segment AGATGGCGGAACTGAGGGAGAAAGGGCTAGGGTCCATGGTACCGAAGTTCGATTCCGTGAATTCGATGTTGTACAGAGCAAGGAACCGAGCAAGAGATGTAAAGACTGACGTCACAAGTCGGGGTGAAGAGAGCACGACTGAGAATCACGTAAACAGCCAAGAATGTCAAGGTCAAGATGATCTAGGCCAGGACAGTAAATCTTTCTCAGCAGTCAAGCTGAGACATAGGAGtccagtttttatttttcgtggATCGCCCGGTGCCGGtgctaaaatgtaattaatcacCAGATCATTAATATTCTAACTCCTAAACAGTCCATACTAAAATAAATCCGAAAAtgggtgtctgtctgttaccccttcacgcccaaaccacccgattttgttaaaatttggcatgatgataatTCGAGTACGGGAAGGGactttcccggaaaaatgtacgaccAAATTACCCTTTTGTAGCTAGACGTATCAATGTCCAATACCTGCTATTTCAAAACTGAAACTCTTTCCAGTGATCCCGAAGGTGAGAACGAGACGCTGGACGCCGAACCCCTGTCGGAGCCCGAGCCGAAGCCCAAGGCTAAGAAGaccaagaagaaaaagaagaggAGGCGGCGATCTGACAGTTCGGAAACCCAGCAGAGGGACGAGGAGCCTTCAGAATCACCaggtaggctgatcacctgattatggaatggtatatcatattattatataatgtgCATCTTTTAGCTCGGCGAAACCGGAAGAGGAATGTGATGATATTTAGGTCACTAGGGGAGTCGAGCGAGGCGAGCACAGGGACATGATATTGGTACATTAGTCAAAAAATGTGTAATAATTGTACACATTTGCCGCCTGCCGAGCCGAGCGTAAATTCTCTGACAGACTTCGCCGAGTTGTCTTACAGTTGTGTGCAGCCTATAACGTGGTGACTGCTATCCCCAGGTGGTTCCAGCGACAGCGACCGTCTGTTCCTGCTGTCCTTCCTGCCGGAGATGCAGCGCCTGCCGCCCCACATCAAGATGTGGGCTCGAACCCGCATCGCCAACGTCATGCAGGAAGCCGTCTCCTACCACTACGACAACCAGCCCCTCCCAGATACTGACATCAAGCACGCCAACGTGAATACTGAATAGgtgttattaaataattttattatatatatggGGTATTTTATTTCAACTCTCAAGTCGGAAATTAAATTACTCCGTATAAACTCATGCTTTTTTAAAAGTTGGATTTAGGAGGAACTTTTGAATTAACATgacattctgtctactctgacggAAGAAAACTGGCCAAAAATGATAATATACCGTGAGTGAGCAGAGTGAGCCATAAGCATCGGCGAAATTAAatcgtcatgactcatgactgaGGAAAAtaacaattgacaacatttcaaaattttaacatggctttattattattttattcttagaTATGAAGGTAGATTTAAAATAAGGCGACAcatgtttcttgctttttttcaaaattatattataagagtTATGACACctaaaaatagatttaaatcCTTCGTATCGCCAAGTGACGTCACACTTACGTCTTCAACGGTTAAGGCGCTGTGGACagtgtggttgttgcaactacgtaaaatgggttttttaaaacacgtttttagtaaaggaaatgtcattatttaagtataaaataagtaccgtcaATGATgaatgaaaaactcaaagcagatattatgttactaccgcgcgcgttgtgaagattcaaatacggcccaattgggccgtctgttgtttagtctgcatcgagcgcagtcacgaacgtgccgcgtcttgtattacctaaataaattgaaaatgacgtcgtgcgtgtttcgaaaatacaccaattatgactcaaaagaaaatcaaaacacatggaatctcttaccacatgtcttgattgcaataaagattatttacattttcaattattttttcgaacaatctggaaaaaatcgaattttcgtcatagctcaggcgaagaaagagacagcgatacgattcgacgtttaaaaatagaactgtctcttttacgtaaatggtttttcgtatcttttgtttcacttatctgtcaaatttgtcaattttgaatttgaaaattgttcggaagagatttaagccggaaaaaagtatggacaatggacataacagatctgtatactcgtaagtagaatatcattgagtaccgttttaaaattgagaaaatttcctataagtACGCAAAgttatatcagtacacaatttgaaaaattctgctcgatagaaaaaaatctcaaagatgactgttataacgctgtttttcataattaaatcattttatggctaaattacacactttctagaaaaaacaaaaaatgtagtatattatgtgtcgtaacctaacgtaaacgatttgatatatttgatttgtgtaatactaaaaacaaaaggtttttactcctattttctattatcaaggcacgcgc comes from the Aricia agestis chromosome 6, ilAriAges1.1, whole genome shotgun sequence genome and includes:
- the LOC121728346 gene encoding uncharacterized protein LOC121728346 isoform X1, with amino-acid sequence MSQAGDSDPLEPNYELLKSKMGSQMLLHSGHAYYMHRNNQNSSMWTCINRKKLKCRGSVKLSDENDLVSVKHQHTSQCEPDHRKLEVRKALRELCEAVGTTSDPIRRLYELKMAELREKGLGSMVPKFDSVNSMLYRARNRARDVKTDVTSRGEESTTENHVNSQECQGQDDLGQDSKSFSAVKLRHRSPVFIFRGSPGAGAKIDPEGENETLDAEPLSEPEPKPKAKKTKKKKKRRRRSDSSETQQRDEEPSESPGGSSDSDRLFLLSFLPEMQRLPPHIKMWARTRIANVMQEAVSYHYDNQPLPDTDIKHANVNTE
- the LOC121728346 gene encoding uncharacterized protein LOC121728346 isoform X2; its protein translation is MKTEFKFNAIKLIEEVRKRPLLYSTAGPVDREQKLALWRQVGAALYPDWGDFNKAACYDRILTLQRKWRSLRDAYNREIRLRQQPGPRRSRRVYIYFKRLSFLGKFEGDVHSEDDPEGENETLDAEPLSEPEPKPKAKKTKKKKKRRRRSDSSETQQRDEEPSESPGGSSDSDRLFLLSFLPEMQRLPPHIKMWARTRIANVMQEAVSYHYDNQPLPDTDIKHANVNTE